Proteins co-encoded in one Metabacillus sp. KUDC1714 genomic window:
- the pulA gene encoding type I pullulanase, with product MRKLKMKALSNLVIITLVLQVFSSFLSASTTAIDSNSVSNENDTHKITSPVINEDGSVTFNYESNGEKALYLIGNFVDWELTKAIEMIEKEGVFSVTVPHLEAGEYQYKFVQNNLSWDESTIDPANPNTVDGNSVFTIESPEPVKVQSALMDSLTEILVTTNKAVTDKTFKVIEKETNKIVKTTTTAISDKKVKLSLADEEKVDVRKIYEVKIGDSEPTKVIMREILNDESYYYAGDDLGFSYSPKKTTFKLWAPTATKVSLAIYENAGKYEGAFVIDHTDGKETDMTRASNGVWSLHVKGNLKNKYYMYKVEFADGKVNYAVDPYARATSANGQRAVIVDLDKTDPAGFDPLEKPPVTSPNDAILYELHVRDFSIDEQSGMKNKGKYLAFTEKRTTGPNGVKTGVDSLKQLGVNYVHLLPTYDFGSVNELTVNNPNSPDAKFNWGYDPVHFNVPEGSYSTDPQDPTSRIKEYKKMVQSLHDQGIRVVMDVVYNHTYMNESTQLKGSSPFDSIVPGYYYRTDETGKITNGSGTGNEVASERPMVRKYIKDSVHYWATEYGIDGYRFDLMGLIDKQTMQEITKELKNQIDPNFLIYGEPWTGGTSSLPQSLQNVKGSQKDQGYAVFNDHIRGAIKGDSDGDGTGFATGATNKEAELVKGLQGSIYDFTNRSSESINYVTAHDNLNLWDKLMRVAGMDGNHDDKNYDPHAVITEENTLKNEWVKRSLLANGIVFTSQGIPFLHAGEEILRSKYGEHNSYKSPDRINQIRWALKDEYQSVFNYYQGLITLRKTHPAFKIDSKAAIEKNLEVFKQNEQIVAYQLKDNANNDPWKNIVVIYNANKTAKEVSLPSNREWNVVVDHTAAGVETIRTVNSNKVSIEGLSMMVLYDQAEAAYKPVATSIEVTPQSFAINPDESKYLAAYVKDQRGRVMLGEKIKWSSSNKKVVTVTNGKVTGITKGKSTITAKVGKIIEEIEVIVDNLAPEHITISGNNFVFETYSAQLSALVKDQYQQDMLGTKVTWTSSDKTIATVDNTGKVTGIKPGIVTITAQSENAIATLEMTIKKNVKRYVRIKYIRPNGDFTGDFGAWNLWVWNTGVKNDQIDFESIKGDTAIANVEIAPETESIGFLVRKGTDWNTAKISPDSDDHNVQINRDDIITKVTVITGVTGQTVVPTVTGPVLEGGNVTFYYRDEELFQGESMHTIDQVKIKIDGKEFTMQYSEQDEYFSYKLEDLAEGTHEYSFLVTKGGKTTEVTDPKNTKNEKSTITYNRPDLTVEASVLPNEFSSDENAVLTVKASSNENVNIKEMFVNLEPLGGREKVEIDPEVGAVSIAVNETISAGEKEVDVTVVDEYGNNHTKSIKVAIIPENTVGDELDFDWDEARIYFMLTDRFKDGDPSNNGANEYDRNHAEAYHGGDFQGIIDKLDYIDNLGINTIWITPIVDNIDFNKGLDFTTAEGLEAKQYGYHGYWAKDFTALDEHLGDIETFQELIEKAHDRGMKIMLDVVVNHAGYGVNGKMNEAWKADADNLPTDEEVAKLQGMFRTVDEDPTVRGELDHLPDFKTEDTVVRAKIIDWQTAWLEKVRTDRGDTIDFFRIDTVKHVEDATWQALKNDLTGIDPDFKMIGEYWGASVANDGGYLGTGQMDSLLDFDFKEKAKAFVDGSIDSVETYLQERNNQLNNTATLGQFLSSHDQNGFLSEYVNGDVGKLKVASALQITSKGQPVIYYGEELGRSGKSDWEKEGETVLQFGQNRDDMPWGLLETEDPNAMALHKHYSTLLNIRAEYSKVFSKGTREKVAGGDAEDYLVFKRKYEEEQVLVGLNVTDSAKQATFVVDFPANTKLRDLYNEKEYVVNSNKEVTINIPADDNGGTVVLATMK from the coding sequence TTGAGAAAGTTAAAAATGAAGGCGTTATCTAATTTAGTTATTATTACATTGGTTTTACAGGTTTTTTCGAGCTTTCTTTCTGCAAGCACTACAGCGATCGATTCGAATTCTGTTAGTAATGAGAATGATACACATAAAATCACTAGCCCAGTCATAAATGAAGATGGAAGTGTAACATTTAACTATGAAAGTAATGGGGAAAAAGCATTATATCTCATTGGTAATTTTGTAGATTGGGAGCTTACGAAAGCGATTGAAATGATAGAGAAGGAGGGCGTTTTTTCTGTAACGGTCCCTCACTTAGAAGCTGGGGAATACCAATATAAATTCGTACAAAACAATCTTTCTTGGGATGAATCAACTATAGATCCTGCAAATCCTAATACAGTAGATGGAAACTCAGTTTTTACAATTGAATCTCCTGAACCAGTGAAAGTTCAATCTGCATTAATGGATTCGTTAACTGAAATTTTAGTGACAACAAATAAAGCAGTAACTGATAAAACATTCAAAGTAATTGAGAAAGAGACTAATAAAATAGTAAAAACAACAACAACGGCTATTAGTGATAAAAAAGTAAAACTATCCTTAGCTGATGAGGAAAAAGTAGACGTTAGGAAGATCTATGAAGTAAAGATAGGAGACTCAGAACCAACAAAAGTCATAATGCGAGAGATTCTAAATGATGAAAGCTATTATTATGCAGGAGATGATTTGGGTTTTTCATATTCGCCAAAAAAAACGACATTTAAGCTATGGGCACCTACAGCTACAAAAGTTAGTCTAGCAATCTATGAAAATGCTGGAAAGTATGAAGGTGCATTTGTAATCGATCATACTGATGGTAAAGAAACAGATATGACGAGAGCTAGTAATGGTGTATGGTCATTACATGTAAAGGGAAATCTTAAAAACAAATATTATATGTATAAAGTAGAATTTGCAGATGGAAAAGTAAACTATGCAGTTGATCCATATGCACGTGCGACTTCTGCTAATGGTCAAAGAGCAGTGATCGTTGATTTAGACAAAACAGATCCAGCAGGGTTTGATCCACTAGAAAAACCACCAGTTACTTCACCAAATGATGCGATACTTTATGAATTACATGTAAGAGATTTTTCAATTGACGAACAATCTGGAATGAAAAATAAAGGGAAGTATTTGGCCTTTACTGAAAAGAGAACAACTGGACCTAACGGTGTAAAAACAGGTGTAGATTCCTTAAAACAATTGGGAGTAAATTATGTTCACTTACTACCAACTTATGACTTCGGCTCTGTAAATGAATTAACAGTTAATAACCCTAACTCACCAGATGCAAAATTTAATTGGGGGTATGACCCTGTTCACTTCAATGTACCAGAAGGCTCGTACTCAACCGATCCACAGGATCCAACTAGTAGAATTAAAGAGTATAAGAAAATGGTGCAATCTCTACATGATCAAGGGATTCGTGTTGTGATGGATGTTGTGTACAACCATACATACATGAATGAATCGACACAGCTGAAAGGTAGTTCACCATTTGATTCTATTGTCCCTGGCTACTATTATCGTACAGATGAGACTGGGAAAATCACGAATGGTTCAGGTACAGGAAATGAAGTTGCGTCTGAGAGACCAATGGTTCGTAAATACATTAAGGATTCTGTTCATTATTGGGCAACTGAATATGGGATTGATGGATACAGATTTGATTTGATGGGGTTAATCGATAAGCAAACGATGCAAGAAATTACAAAAGAACTAAAAAATCAAATTGATCCAAACTTTTTAATTTATGGGGAGCCTTGGACTGGCGGTACTTCAAGCTTGCCCCAATCATTACAAAACGTGAAAGGCTCCCAAAAGGATCAAGGCTACGCGGTATTTAATGATCACATTAGAGGGGCCATAAAAGGAGATAGCGACGGGGATGGAACTGGTTTTGCCACTGGTGCAACTAATAAAGAAGCTGAACTAGTTAAAGGTCTTCAAGGCTCGATCTATGACTTTACAAATCGTTCTTCTGAAAGCATTAATTATGTTACCGCACACGATAACTTAAACCTATGGGATAAGCTCATGCGGGTCGCAGGTATGGATGGAAATCATGATGATAAAAATTATGATCCACATGCTGTGATTACAGAAGAAAATACATTAAAAAATGAATGGGTAAAGCGAAGTCTTTTAGCAAATGGTATTGTCTTTACGTCACAAGGGATTCCTTTTTTACATGCAGGGGAGGAAATACTCAGAAGTAAGTACGGTGAACATAATAGCTATAAGAGCCCCGATCGAATTAATCAAATTCGTTGGGCATTAAAAGATGAGTATCAATCTGTTTTTAATTATTACCAAGGATTAATTACGTTAAGAAAAACACACCCTGCTTTTAAAATAGATTCAAAAGCTGCGATTGAAAAAAATCTAGAAGTTTTTAAACAGAATGAACAAATTGTTGCCTATCAGTTGAAGGATAATGCAAACAATGATCCATGGAAGAACATTGTAGTCATCTACAATGCCAATAAAACAGCGAAAGAAGTGTCACTACCTTCGAATCGTGAATGGAATGTCGTTGTAGATCATACAGCAGCAGGAGTTGAAACGATTCGAACAGTAAATAGCAATAAAGTTTCAATTGAAGGACTTTCGATGATGGTGCTATATGATCAAGCTGAAGCAGCATATAAGCCAGTTGCAACAAGTATTGAAGTCACTCCTCAGTCATTTGCAATAAACCCAGATGAATCAAAGTATTTGGCCGCTTATGTCAAAGATCAGAGGGGGAGAGTAATGCTAGGAGAAAAAATCAAATGGTCTTCTTCAAATAAAAAAGTTGTGACGGTTACAAATGGGAAAGTAACTGGTATTACAAAAGGTAAATCGACTATTACTGCAAAAGTAGGTAAAATAATCGAAGAAATAGAAGTAATAGTTGATAATTTAGCACCCGAACATATAACAATTTCAGGGAATAATTTCGTTTTTGAAACCTATTCTGCACAACTGTCTGCATTAGTAAAAGACCAATATCAACAAGACATGCTAGGGACAAAGGTAACATGGACATCATCGGATAAGACGATTGCAACAGTTGATAATACAGGAAAAGTCACGGGGATAAAACCAGGGATTGTTACAATAACGGCACAATCTGAAAATGCAATTGCTACATTAGAGATGACAATTAAAAAAAATGTAAAACGTTATGTACGGATTAAATATATAAGGCCAAATGGAGATTTCACTGGTGATTTTGGGGCATGGAATCTCTGGGTTTGGAACACAGGAGTAAAGAATGATCAAATAGATTTTGAATCAATCAAAGGTGACACAGCGATAGCAAATGTGGAAATCGCTCCTGAGACAGAATCAATAGGTTTTTTAGTACGAAAAGGAACGGATTGGAATACAGCAAAGATATCACCAGACAGTGATGATCATAATGTGCAAATTAATCGTGATGATATAATTACAAAAGTAACTGTTATAACAGGTGTTACAGGTCAAACAGTGGTACCGACTGTTACAGGTCCAGTTTTAGAGGGTGGTAATGTCACATTCTACTACAGAGATGAAGAGCTCTTCCAGGGGGAGAGCATGCATACAATTGATCAAGTTAAAATTAAAATCGATGGTAAAGAGTTCACAATGCAATACAGTGAACAGGATGAATACTTCTCTTATAAGCTTGAAGACTTAGCAGAAGGAACACATGAGTATAGCTTCTTAGTCACAAAGGGTGGTAAAACAACTGAGGTTACCGACCCGAAAAACACTAAAAATGAAAAGTCAACCATCACGTATAATCGCCCTGATCTAACAGTTGAAGCAAGTGTTTTGCCAAATGAATTTTCATCTGATGAAAATGCGGTACTTACCGTTAAAGCTTCATCAAATGAAAATGTAAACATTAAGGAAATGTTTGTAAACCTAGAACCATTAGGTGGCCGGGAAAAGGTTGAAATTGACCCTGAAGTAGGCGCTGTATCAATTGCTGTCAACGAAACAATATCAGCAGGTGAGAAGGAAGTCGACGTTACAGTAGTTGATGAGTATGGAAACAACCATACAAAATCAATTAAGGTAGCTATTATTCCAGAGAATACTGTTGGTGATGAATTAGATTTTGATTGGGATGAAGCACGAATTTATTTCATGCTAACAGACCGCTTTAAGGATGGAGATCCTTCTAACAATGGCGCAAACGAATATGATCGAAACCATGCTGAAGCATATCATGGTGGTGATTTTCAAGGGATTATTGACAAGTTAGACTATATCGATAACCTAGGAATCAATACAATTTGGATAACACCTATTGTGGATAATATTGACTTTAACAAAGGTCTCGATTTCACAACTGCAGAAGGTCTAGAAGCAAAACAATATGGCTATCACGGTTATTGGGCAAAGGACTTTACAGCATTAGATGAGCACTTAGGTGATATTGAAACATTTCAAGAGTTAATTGAAAAGGCTCATGACCGCGGCATGAAAATTATGTTAGATGTGGTTGTAAATCATGCGGGTTATGGTGTGAATGGAAAAATGAATGAAGCGTGGAAAGCTGATGCAGACAATCTCCCTACTGATGAGGAAGTCGCTAAATTGCAAGGTATGTTCAGAACGGTCGATGAAGATCCAACAGTCAGAGGTGAACTTGATCATCTTCCAGATTTTAAAACGGAAGATACTGTGGTCCGTGCGAAAATAATCGACTGGCAAACAGCATGGCTTGAAAAAGTAAGAACAGATCGCGGCGACACAATTGATTTTTTCCGAATTGACACGGTTAAGCATGTTGAAGATGCAACCTGGCAAGCATTGAAAAATGATTTAACTGGCATCGATCCTGATTTCAAAATGATTGGAGAATATTGGGGGGCAAGTGTTGCTAATGATGGCGGATATTTAGGAACTGGTCAAATGGATTCTCTTCTTGACTTTGATTTCAAAGAAAAAGCAAAAGCATTTGTAGATGGAAGCATCGATAGTGTCGAAACATATTTACAAGAACGCAACAACCAACTTAATAACACAGCAACATTAGGTCAATTTTTAAGCAGTCATGACCAAAATGGTTTTCTATCTGAATACGTGAATGGAGATGTAGGTAAATTAAAGGTTGCTTCAGCATTACAAATTACCTCGAAGGGTCAACCAGTTATTTACTATGGAGAAGAATTAGGTAGATCCGGTAAATCAGACTGGGAAAAAGAAGGTGAAACAGTATTACAATTTGGGCAAAATCGTGATGATATGCCATGGGGGCTACTTGAAACTGAAGATCCAAACGCAATGGCATTACACAAGCATTATTCAACATTACTAAACATTCGTGCTGAGTATTCCAAAGTTTTCTCAAAAGGTACTCGTGAAAAAGTAGCAGGTGGAGATGCTGAAGACTATTTAGTATTTAAAAGAAAATATGAAGAAGAGCAGGTTTTAGTTGGATTAAATGTAACAGATAGTGCAAAACAAGCTACATTTGTAGTAGACTTCCCCGCTAATACTAAGCTTAGAGATTTATACAATGAAAAAGAATATGTAGTAAACAGCAATAAGGAAGTAACAATTAATATACCAGCTGATGATAATGGTGGTACAGTTGTGCTTGCTACAATGAAGTGA
- the ku gene encoding non-homologous end joining protein Ku: MHTMWKGSISFGLVNIPIKLYAATEDKDIKLRTLHKKCHTPIQYEKKCPNCDEEISTEEIVKGYEYVKGKYVVLSDEELKELKDEHEDKTVEIIDFVKMEEIDPIYFSRSYFIGPGENGGKAYGLLREALNQSGKIGVAQITIRSKQQLAMVRVYENCIVMETVHYPDEVRNVKEVPSVPEQVEVGSKELETAIMLIDQLTTTFDPEKYKDDYRLALQELIERKVNQDEGKTPTEAAPRQNVVDLMSALQASIEKTKKPQGKANPAKPAKPKATQAKAAGDEGGQPLAPSQTIAKKTKTVRKKA, encoded by the coding sequence ATGCATACGATGTGGAAAGGATCAATCAGTTTCGGCCTGGTAAACATTCCAATAAAGCTTTATGCAGCAACTGAAGATAAAGATATCAAACTTAGAACCCTTCATAAAAAATGCCATACACCGATTCAGTATGAAAAAAAATGCCCTAACTGTGATGAAGAAATTTCGACTGAAGAAATTGTGAAGGGTTACGAATATGTAAAAGGGAAATATGTTGTTCTTTCGGATGAAGAACTTAAAGAACTAAAGGACGAGCATGAGGATAAGACTGTCGAAATCATTGATTTTGTAAAAATGGAAGAGATTGATCCCATCTACTTTAGTCGTTCTTATTTCATCGGACCAGGTGAAAACGGTGGAAAAGCATATGGATTATTACGTGAAGCATTAAATCAATCCGGTAAAATCGGTGTGGCACAAATAACAATCCGCTCCAAACAACAACTAGCAATGGTTCGTGTTTACGAGAATTGCATTGTTATGGAAACAGTCCATTATCCAGATGAAGTTAGAAATGTGAAAGAAGTTCCAAGTGTACCTGAGCAGGTCGAAGTTGGCAGTAAAGAGCTAGAAACCGCCATCATGTTAATTGATCAACTTACAACAACTTTTGACCCTGAAAAATATAAGGATGACTATCGACTTGCACTTCAAGAATTAATTGAAAGAAAAGTAAATCAGGATGAAGGCAAAACACCTACAGAAGCAGCACCAAGACAAAATGTAGTTGACTTGATGAGCGCACTACAGGCAAGTATTGAAAAAACAAAAAAACCACAAGGAAAAGCAAACCCTGCTAAACCAGCAAAGCCAAAGGCAACACAAGCTAAAGCTGCTGGTGATGAAGGTGGTCAGCCACTAGCACCAAGTCAAACAATTGCTAAGAAGACGAAAACAGTCCGTAAAAAGGCATAA
- a CDS encoding undecaprenyl-diphosphate phosphatase, which translates to MDWLQAIILGIIQGLTEFIPISSTGHLYIGRKLFGLEEAGIYLDTMLHIGTLIALLVFYKDIIIKLIKKPFSRITALLVVGTIPAVFAGVLFSDFFDEISKTGVTIGWEFLVTGIFLWFADSIKNGAKKIDDLSLFDSFFIGSFQAFAIFPAISRSGMTIVGALIRKMDKEAAAYFSFLLSIPAIFGGVIFQLKDVMSGNVPQISLLSMLVATISSAFFGYIAVKFMISFVKRQSLRIFAIYVWVLGGFIILLQKIAIF; encoded by the coding sequence ATGGATTGGCTCCAAGCAATTATTTTAGGAATCATTCAGGGATTAACGGAGTTTATACCAATTAGCAGTACAGGACACCTTTATATTGGACGAAAGCTTTTCGGTTTAGAGGAAGCAGGCATATACTTAGATACAATGCTTCACATTGGTACACTCATTGCCTTACTTGTTTTTTATAAGGACATTATAATTAAGCTGATTAAAAAACCATTTAGTCGAATAACAGCATTATTAGTAGTTGGTACAATTCCAGCTGTATTTGCTGGTGTATTGTTCAGTGACTTTTTTGATGAAATCTCAAAAACAGGTGTAACAATTGGTTGGGAATTTCTCGTAACTGGAATATTTTTATGGTTTGCTGACTCAATTAAAAATGGTGCAAAAAAGATAGACGACCTTTCTCTTTTTGACTCTTTTTTTATTGGGAGCTTTCAGGCATTTGCAATTTTCCCAGCTATATCCAGGTCTGGTATGACGATTGTTGGTGCGCTTATAAGAAAAATGGACAAAGAAGCTGCTGCTTATTTTTCCTTTTTACTTTCAATCCCCGCCATTTTTGGTGGAGTCATTTTTCAGCTGAAGGATGTAATGTCAGGGAACGTTCCACAAATTAGCCTGTTATCAATGCTTGTTGCAACCATTTCTTCTGCTTTTTTTGGATATATTGCAGTTAAATTTATGATTTCTTTTGTTAAGCGACAGTCCCTAAGAATTTTTGCGATTTATGTATGGGTACTTGGTGGATTCATTATTCTTTTGCAAAAAATAGCTATTTTTTAA
- a CDS encoding DedA family protein, producing the protein MEEFILSIIENFKELSYLGIMLALTIEFVPAELVLPLAGFWVFEGDMTLWGTVLAGTIGGTFGPLTLYAVGRFGGRPFLLKFGKFVFINEEKLAKADTFFERNGAMVAFTARFLPGVRTLISIPCGMAKMNVWVFSIYTFLAMFPITFIYVYLGFKLGERWKDVAELANSYILPIGVGVLVIFLLYKFLSIRRKKLINKNIAN; encoded by the coding sequence ATGGAAGAGTTCATTTTATCAATCATAGAAAATTTTAAAGAGTTATCATATTTAGGAATTATGCTTGCATTAACGATTGAATTTGTGCCAGCAGAGCTTGTTTTACCTCTTGCAGGGTTTTGGGTATTTGAAGGAGATATGACCTTATGGGGGACTGTTTTAGCAGGAACAATCGGGGGCACTTTTGGTCCATTAACTCTATATGCAGTTGGAAGATTTGGAGGAAGACCATTTTTATTGAAATTTGGTAAGTTTGTTTTCATTAATGAAGAAAAACTAGCTAAGGCTGATACATTTTTTGAACGAAATGGAGCGATGGTTGCTTTTACCGCAAGATTTCTTCCAGGTGTAAGAACATTAATTTCGATTCCTTGTGGTATGGCTAAAATGAATGTTTGGGTGTTTTCAATCTATACCTTTTTAGCGATGTTTCCGATAACATTTATTTATGTTTACTTAGGTTTTAAGCTTGGAGAAAGATGGAAAGATGTTGCAGAATTAGCTAATTCCTATATACTACCGATTGGAGTTGGAGTTTTAGTCATTTTTCTACTATATAAATTCCTTTCAATAAGAAGGAAAAAATTAATTAACAAGAACATTGCTAATTAA
- a CDS encoding TerC family protein gives MDVTLLFEYGWVLLVLVALEGILAADNALVMAVMVKHLPDEKRKKALFYGLAGAFILRFGALFLISFLVNVWQVQAIGAVYLLYISINHIIKKFVLKKHEHQKKVKKESGFWGTVLKVELADLAFAVDSILAAVALAVTLPATNLPVIGGLDGGQFLIILAGGIIGIIIMRFAATYFVKLLKKKPNLETAAFVIVGWVGVKLALYTLAHPEIDLVSKHFIESATWKLIFWIVLAGIAIGGWFLSKDVNVEDETDQQLMKRVENQ, from the coding sequence ATGGATGTAACATTATTGTTTGAGTATGGCTGGGTATTACTTGTTCTTGTCGCTCTTGAGGGCATATTAGCAGCTGATAATGCACTTGTTATGGCAGTGATGGTTAAGCATTTACCAGATGAAAAAAGGAAAAAAGCATTGTTTTATGGGCTTGCAGGTGCGTTTATTTTACGATTTGGTGCATTATTTTTAATTTCGTTTTTAGTAAACGTATGGCAGGTTCAGGCAATTGGTGCCGTTTATCTACTTTATATTTCGATCAATCATATAATAAAGAAATTTGTACTGAAAAAGCATGAGCATCAAAAAAAGGTAAAAAAAGAGTCTGGCTTCTGGGGAACAGTATTGAAAGTAGAATTAGCTGATTTGGCATTTGCTGTCGATTCTATTTTGGCGGCGGTTGCTTTAGCTGTAACATTACCAGCTACTAATCTTCCTGTCATTGGTGGGTTAGATGGTGGTCAATTCCTGATAATCCTAGCAGGAGGAATTATTGGAATTATCATTATGAGATTTGCTGCTACGTACTTTGTAAAACTTCTAAAGAAAAAACCAAATCTTGAAACAGCAGCTTTTGTCATTGTAGGTTGGGTTGGAGTTAAGCTAGCGTTGTATACGTTAGCACACCCAGAAATTGATCTAGTGTCTAAACATTTTATTGAATCAGCAACATGGAAACTGATTTTCTGGATTGTTCTTGCTGGAATTGCTATTGGCGGTTGGTTCTTATCGAAGGATGTAAACGTTGAAGATGAGACAGATCAACAATTAATGAAAAGGGTTGAAAACCAATAA
- the sigI gene encoding RNA polymerase sigma factor SigI, producing MLSLLFKLSKKKRTLEDTVLLIQQGDRDLQNQLIEQYKPFIAKTVSSVCKRYINENDDEFSIGLIAFNDAIEKYSTDKGSSLFAFAELVIKRKVIDYIRKEVRNPYTINLDLHEHEEGEFSQSKIESDLSIDEYTKMIEQEHRKEEIAYFQHCLKDFKLTFAEIVEQSPKHYDARQNAIVVATKLVEDDELREFLFQKKQLPVKQLEAKVAVSRKTIERNRKYIIAMAIILSGDFLYLKDYIKGVLHS from the coding sequence ATGCTTAGCCTTTTATTTAAACTAAGTAAGAAAAAACGTACATTAGAAGATACCGTTCTTTTAATTCAACAAGGTGACAGAGATTTACAAAACCAATTGATTGAACAATATAAACCATTTATTGCGAAAACTGTATCTTCTGTTTGTAAACGATATATAAACGAAAATGATGATGAATTTAGTATAGGATTAATTGCATTTAATGATGCAATAGAAAAATATTCAACAGATAAAGGAAGTTCATTGTTTGCTTTTGCTGAATTAGTGATTAAACGTAAAGTAATTGATTATATTCGTAAGGAAGTACGTAATCCTTATACGATTAATCTAGACCTTCATGAGCATGAAGAGGGAGAATTCTCTCAAAGTAAAATTGAATCTGATTTATCAATTGATGAATATACAAAAATGATTGAGCAAGAGCACCGAAAGGAAGAAATTGCCTATTTTCAGCATTGCCTAAAAGATTTTAAATTAACATTTGCTGAAATAGTTGAACAATCTCCAAAGCATTATGATGCAAGGCAAAATGCAATTGTGGTCGCAACGAAATTAGTAGAGGATGACGAATTGAGGGAATTTCTTTTCCAAAAAAAACAACTTCCTGTAAAACAGCTTGAGGCAAAAGTTGCAGTAAGTCGAAAGACAATCGAAAGAAATAGAAAATATATTATTGCAATGGCCATCATTCTGTCAGGGGACTTCCTCTATTTAAAAGATTATATTAAAGGGGTGCTACATTCATGA
- a CDS encoding anti-sigma-I factor RsgI family protein, whose amino-acid sequence MGSYEIGEEITFFPLMDEREEAATRTSKIKQRSLIDLFNSRKVRVGALSVLAIMIFMISFLPSFNNDKVYAYMSIDINPSFEVGIDNQLNVISLVPLNEEAEKLIDKLPDWEKKPFDKIVDAIVAESKVEGYVYPGKEILITTVINEEDKAIQTKLEAGIDDISTSYEDEEMVVNTIESDNETREKAQNQGISTGKYIELKEKANAPKERVKEPAKKQEQSDNSSLNNKADNETLTEDTNGNNQAVKEKLESETKVKLEDAKKKLKENSNSSIRNSNDKNEKKLSDINKNVHKQEKDALKNAEKKRENQKMNNKENRHDRNNWDYYEDRDDWDNWDEKDNRNSKENRGKSDKEKENLNKWNKDNRNKNDDDND is encoded by the coding sequence TTGGGCAGCTATGAAATAGGGGAAGAAATTACTTTTTTTCCTTTAATGGATGAACGTGAAGAGGCTGCTACAAGAACCTCTAAAATAAAACAAAGAAGTTTAATTGACCTATTTAATTCTCGAAAAGTTAGGGTAGGCGCTTTATCTGTGTTAGCAATTATGATTTTTATGATAAGTTTTTTACCGTCTTTTAATAATGATAAAGTGTATGCGTATATGTCGATTGATATTAATCCTAGCTTTGAAGTTGGGATTGATAATCAATTAAACGTTATTTCCCTAGTGCCTCTAAATGAAGAAGCAGAAAAGCTTATTGATAAGCTTCCTGATTGGGAAAAAAAACCCTTTGATAAAATTGTTGATGCTATTGTAGCTGAATCTAAAGTAGAGGGCTACGTTTATCCAGGTAAGGAAATTTTGATAACAACAGTAATTAATGAAGAAGATAAAGCTATTCAAACCAAGTTGGAAGCAGGGATTGATGATATTAGTACCTCTTATGAAGATGAGGAAATGGTTGTCAATACGATTGAGTCTGATAATGAAACGAGAGAAAAGGCTCAGAATCAAGGGATTTCTACTGGGAAGTATATAGAGCTTAAAGAGAAAGCCAATGCCCCTAAAGAAAGGGTAAAAGAGCCTGCAAAAAAACAAGAACAATCAGATAATAGCTCATTAAATAATAAAGCAGACAACGAAACTTTAACGGAAGATACAAATGGTAATAACCAAGCGGTAAAGGAAAAGTTAGAATCAGAAACAAAAGTTAAGCTTGAAGATGCAAAAAAGAAGTTAAAAGAGAACTCAAACTCAAGTATTAGGAACAGCAATGATAAAAATGAAAAAAAACTAAGTGACATTAATAAAAATGTACACAAGCAGGAAAAAGATGCACTGAAAAATGCAGAAAAAAAACGTGAAAACCAAAAGATGAACAATAAAGAAAATAGACACGATCGAAACAATTGGGATTATTATGAAGATAGAGATGATTGGGACAACTGGGATGAAAAAGACAATCGAAACTCTAAAGAAAATAGAGGAAAAAGTGATAAAGAAAAAGAAAATCTAAACAAATGGAATAAAGATAATAGAAACAAAAATGACGATGACAATGATTGA
- a CDS encoding alpha/beta-type small acid-soluble spore protein: MSRSSNKLLVPGIEQALDQIKYEIAQEFGVHLGSDTVSRSNGSVGGEITKRLVAQAQAQLNGQKTE; the protein is encoded by the coding sequence ATGTCTAGAAGTAGTAATAAGTTACTTGTCCCAGGCATTGAACAAGCTCTGGATCAAATTAAATATGAAATTGCTCAAGAATTTGGTGTTCATTTAGGATCAGATACAGTTTCTCGCTCAAACGGATCCGTTGGTGGAGAAATTACAAAACGTTTAGTTGCACAAGCTCAAGCACAATTAAACGGTCAAAAAACTGAATAA